The following are from one region of the Gossypium hirsutum isolate 1008001.06 chromosome D03, Gossypium_hirsutum_v2.1, whole genome shotgun sequence genome:
- the LOC107950495 gene encoding biorientation of chromosomes in cell division protein 1-like 1, giving the protein MLTRNSVSETPQRTSLRRSARLLNKKTPIKPIDLDTPRSKSKETRARSTVEVSRKLITSSYGSSDCENLKSRLRRSPRLSSASSALSKSCVNSTSGLRKSSRLNNGSLSNEPEDTEIFETKKDESRKKKSVKGEPLDEEKKETNVGLKAVSVERRESERNEDFSVRRKRKPLVEADGNVQGWSREQESILQKAYFSAKPTPNFWKKVSKLVPGKSAQDCFDKIHSDHLTPNQPQPRSRSKRKNLSPVEHLSFSASKLLKSVSSASKGSRSSKHKSHLVQKRTVRHLLQKQCYVDQGDEADLFPILEPNTTASMHALSNATFSTPEKLLVKQGFLRKCPEKSSSGTKKHRSKLGNSSTGALISPPVLKQIKNRALHEKYIDQLHCREAKRKAESSRAGNQVLGKENWGSQLHGIDKVRAAKNTLVSDTKYVINQLQNLQNSSVDNSLDLDNDDGEVGSSDNEGDLQL; this is encoded by the exons ATGCTTACGAGAAACTCCGTTTCTGAAACCCCGCAACGAACCTCACTCCGCAGGTCCGCAAGGCTTCTTAATAAGAAAACTCCCATAAAACCAATAGATTTGGATACCCCAAGGTCGAAATCAAAGGAAACCCGCGCTCGCTCCACGGTTGAAGTTTCCAGGAAACTGATAACGTCAAGTTATGGTTCATCAGATTGCGAGAATTTGAAGTCTAGGTTGCGAAGATCTCCAAGGTTGAGCAGTGCATCGAGTGCGCTTTCAAAAAGTTGTGTGAATTCGACGTCTGGGTTGCGAAAATCTTCGAGATTGAACAATGGGTCTTTGTCTAACGAGCCAGAGGATACCGAAATTTTCGAGACGAAAAAGGACGAGTCTAGGAAAAAGAAGAGTGTGAAGGGGGAACCGTTGGATgaagagaaaaaggaaactaATGTTGGGTTGAAAGCGGTTTCGGTGGAACGGAGAGAAAGTGAAAGAAATGAAGATTTTTCGGTTAGGAGAAAGAGGAAACCCCTTGTGGAAGCTGATGGAAATGTTCAAGGGTGGAGTAGGGAGCAAGAATCGATTTTGCAAAAAGCTTATTTTTCGGCAAAGCCAACGCCTAATTTCTGGAAGAAGGTTTCAAAGCTG GTGCCAGGAAAATCTGCACAGGATTGCTTTGATAAAATCCACTCTGACCATTTAACTCCAAATCAGCCTCAGCCTCGATCAAGGTCAAAAAGAAAAAACTTATCACCCGTTGAACATTTGTCATTCTCTGCAAGCAAATTGCTTAAATCTGTTTCGTCTGCGAGTAAAGGGTCAAGGTCTAGCAAACATAAAAGCCATCTTGTACAGAAAAGAACAGTGAGACATTTGTTGCAGAAGCAATGTTATGTAGACCAAGGTGATGAAGCAGATCTATTCCCCATTCTTGAGCCCAACACAACTGCATCTATGCATGCTCTATCAAATGCTACGTTTTCCACCCCGGAAAAGTTATTGGTAAAACAGGGATTTCTCCGTAAGTGTCCCGAGAAATCTTCTTCTGGTACTAAGAAGCACCGTTCAAAACTTGGCAACTCTTCTACAGGAGCCCTTATTAGTCCCCCAGTGctgaaacaaattaaaaacagaGCTTTACATGAGAAGTATATCGACCAACTACATTGCAGGGAAGCTAAGAGAAAAGCAGAATCCTCACGAGCAGGGAATCAAGTTCTTGGAAAGGAGAATTGGGGATCTCAACTTCATGGAATTGATAAGGTTCGAGCAGCGAAAAACACATTGGTTTCCGACACTAAATAT